Below is a window of uncultured Cohaesibacter sp. DNA.
TTTACGGTCTTTAACACCCTGTGTATCGAGAACACCGCGAAGGATGTGATAACGAACACCAGGCAAATCCTTCACGCGACCGCCGCGGATCATGACAACGGAGTGTTCCTGAAGGTTATGGCCCTCACCAGGGATATAGCCGATAACTTCAAAACCGTTGGTCAAGCGAACCTTAGCAACCTTACGCAGAGCCGAGTTCGGCTTTTTTGGCGTAGTGGTGTAGACGCGCGTACATACGCCCCGCTTCTGAGGGCAGGCCTCCATGGCCGGAACTTTGTTTCGTTTCACCGGCGCCTTGCGCGGTTTACGAATAAGCTGGTTAATGGTTGGCATTAACGTGTGCCTTTCAGATCTCTCTGAATAATTACATATTGCCCCGTCCGCACGCGCAAAAGCGCACCATCGCGCGACATTTGCCGCGAACGGCGCTGTGAAAACCAGAGGATTACGGCGAACCGCAATCATGAGCCAGTCAATCTCAGCTTCATTAAGACGAACATCGTTTAAGTGGTCCTGCGTCGAAAACGTGGCGCTTTCGATCAATGAGCACTTACGGCATGTTCGAGAAGTGGCGCGAAACTACTCTGAAGAAATCATTCCGTCAACCCCCTTCATAAAGATTCAGGGAGCCAGGCAATCAGAACGAGAGTGGCGCAATATTATTATCAAAACTCGGTTAATATATGCTATTTCTTACGCAAAGAAGAAAAGCCAAATGATTCTTCCCCAGACCCGTCTGAAAAAGTCGAATATTTTCGGTCTATCACAAGAGAATCCCTTCGCCCCCTCCCCCTTTTCCTTGGTCGATTACATTACTATTCGAGCAAAAGATTCTCGTTTCTCTGTCTGATTCCATCCAAAATAAAAGGGCCGCCCTGAAGATCAGCGCGGCCCTTTGTCACTTTATACTTTCGATCGCCTATTCGGCTGGCTCTACCGGAGGCTGACTGGACATGTCGCGAATCTGCGGAGTCGAAGTCAGCGACTGAGCGCGCTGCTTTTCTTCCAGGATCAGATCGTCGCGATGCGTTGCCACACGGCGCAGACCGGACATCACACGAC
It encodes the following:
- the rpsL gene encoding 30S ribosomal protein S12, with amino-acid sequence MPTINQLIRKPRKAPVKRNKVPAMEACPQKRGVCTRVYTTTPKKPNSALRKVAKVRLTNGFEVIGYIPGEGHNLQEHSVVMIRGGRVKDLPGVRYHILRGVLDTQGVKDRKQRRSKYGAKRPK